Proteins encoded in a region of the Candidatus Palauibacter australiensis genome:
- a CDS encoding hydantoinase/oxoprolinase family protein, producing the protein MTGNQFHLGIDVGGTFTDAVLICEETGRIDTAKVPSTPADPSIGFMAAVDRALANGAVDPAAISHLVHGTTVATNSLIEGKTPKTAFVTTEGFGDMLEIARQVRPSLYDVHFEKLRPLVPRDLCYEVPERLDAAGDVLRPLEEDAVREIAAALRAREVRSVAVCLLHGYANPTHEERVAEILGEDDPDLLISLSSSVCPEFREYFRASTCVINACIVPVVARYLTGIEEGLSRAGLQAELLVMQSNGGVLTAEQAASKPVFMVESGPAAGVVSANFIAGQLGHADLISFDMGGTTAKAGLVLDGRPRVTKEYEVGAQAQPGQGMTRAAGYPIRTPVIDLVEVGAGGGSLAWVDAGGGLRVGPRSAGADPGPICYGRGGTEPTITDANLVLGRLNPEYFLGGEMELDVDAAAAGIRERCAEPLGLDPVEAANGIIEIANATMINALRLVTVRRGNDPRELTMVAFGGAGPLHANRLCMEMQIPTLVIPPSPGTASALGLLVTDLRHEFSRTRVTVAEEADAARIGSLFETMEEAGRRTLRREGVAPADMEFRRGIEMRYAGQSSEVPVALPREGMDAGRNGELAAATLADAVRRFHGEHERAYGHGYPEQPVELVNFTVTAIGRIARPRLPRIGTNGKGVPDARCGTRQVFFADAGGFVDTAIYDRALLQADHVVVGPAVIEEVDSTTLVHAGYRATVDEFGNLLIAPGDAA; encoded by the coding sequence ATGACGGGCAACCAGTTCCACCTCGGGATAGATGTGGGCGGCACGTTCACGGACGCGGTCCTGATCTGTGAGGAGACGGGCCGCATCGACACGGCCAAGGTTCCGTCCACGCCCGCGGATCCCTCCATCGGCTTCATGGCCGCGGTGGATCGCGCACTTGCAAACGGCGCGGTTGACCCCGCAGCCATCTCCCACCTGGTCCACGGCACGACCGTTGCGACGAACTCGCTCATCGAGGGGAAGACGCCGAAGACGGCCTTCGTGACCACGGAAGGCTTCGGCGACATGCTCGAGATCGCCCGCCAGGTTCGTCCCTCGCTTTACGACGTCCACTTCGAGAAGCTCCGCCCGCTCGTCCCGCGCGATCTGTGCTACGAGGTGCCGGAGCGGCTGGACGCGGCGGGCGATGTCCTCCGGCCCCTCGAAGAGGACGCCGTTCGGGAGATCGCCGCGGCGCTGCGGGCGCGAGAGGTCCGGTCCGTCGCCGTGTGTCTCCTGCACGGCTACGCGAACCCGACGCACGAGGAGCGGGTGGCCGAGATCCTGGGAGAAGACGACCCCGACCTCCTCATCTCCCTATCATCGAGCGTATGCCCCGAGTTCCGGGAGTATTTCCGGGCCAGCACGTGCGTGATCAACGCCTGCATCGTCCCCGTAGTGGCGCGCTACCTCACCGGGATCGAGGAGGGGCTGAGTCGGGCGGGTCTCCAGGCGGAGCTTCTCGTCATGCAGTCCAACGGCGGGGTGCTGACGGCGGAGCAGGCGGCGAGCAAACCCGTGTTCATGGTGGAGTCCGGGCCCGCCGCGGGTGTGGTCTCCGCCAACTTCATCGCGGGCCAACTCGGTCACGCGGATCTCATTTCCTTCGACATGGGAGGGACGACCGCCAAGGCCGGGCTCGTCCTCGACGGCCGGCCGCGCGTTACGAAGGAGTACGAGGTCGGAGCCCAAGCCCAGCCGGGACAGGGGATGACGCGGGCCGCCGGTTACCCGATCCGCACGCCCGTCATCGATCTCGTGGAGGTAGGCGCGGGCGGGGGAAGCCTCGCCTGGGTGGACGCCGGAGGGGGGCTTCGCGTGGGGCCCCGGAGCGCGGGCGCCGACCCGGGGCCGATCTGTTACGGGAGGGGTGGGACCGAACCGACGATCACCGACGCCAACCTCGTGCTCGGCCGCCTGAACCCGGAATACTTCCTGGGCGGCGAGATGGAACTCGACGTGGACGCGGCCGCCGCGGGGATCCGCGAGCGGTGCGCCGAGCCGCTCGGCCTCGACCCGGTCGAAGCGGCGAACGGGATCATCGAGATCGCGAACGCGACGATGATCAATGCGCTACGGCTCGTCACCGTGCGCCGGGGCAACGACCCGCGCGAACTGACCATGGTCGCCTTCGGCGGGGCCGGGCCGCTGCACGCGAACCGGCTGTGCATGGAGATGCAGATCCCGACGCTCGTGATCCCCCCGAGCCCGGGGACGGCGTCCGCCCTGGGTCTCCTCGTCACGGACCTGCGGCACGAGTTCTCGCGCACGCGGGTCACGGTCGCCGAGGAGGCGGACGCGGCGCGGATTGGGTCGCTCTTCGAGACGATGGAGGAGGCAGGGCGGCGCACGCTCCGGCGCGAAGGCGTGGCCCCGGCGGACATGGAGTTCCGGCGCGGGATCGAGATGCGGTACGCCGGCCAGTCTTCAGAGGTGCCCGTGGCGTTGCCGCGGGAGGGGATGGACGCGGGGCGGAACGGGGAGCTGGCCGCCGCGACGTTGGCCGACGCGGTGCGCCGCTTCCACGGTGAGCATGAGCGGGCCTACGGACACGGATACCCGGAGCAGCCCGTCGAACTCGTGAACTTCACCGTCACGGCCATCGGCAGGATCGCGCGGCCCCGGCTCCCGAGAATCGGGACGAACGGAAAGGGTGTCCCGGACGCTCGGTGCGGGACGAGACAGGTGTTCTTCGCCGACGC